A window of the Budorcas taxicolor isolate Tak-1 chromosome 8, Takin1.1, whole genome shotgun sequence genome harbors these coding sequences:
- the CDC26 gene encoding anaphase-promoting complex subunit CDC26, whose protein sequence is MLRRKPTRLELKLDDIEEFESIRKDLETRKKQKEDVDIVGGSDGEGAIGLSSDPKSREQMINDRIGYKPQPKPNNRSSQFGNFEF, encoded by the exons ATGCTGCGACGAAAACCAACCCGCCTGGAGCTGAAACTTGATGATATTGAGGAGTTCGAGAGCATTCGAAAGGACCTGGAG ACACgtaagaaacaaaaggaagatgTGGACATTGTAGGAGGCAGTGATGGAGAAGGTGCCATTGGACTCAGCAGTGATCCCAAGAGCCGGGAACAAATGATTAATGATCGAATTGGTTATAAACCCCAACCAAAGCCCAACAATCGTTCATCTCAATTTGGAAATTTTGAGTTTTAG